Below is a genomic region from Burkholderia pseudomultivorans.
CAAGACCCGTGGTCACTTCCCGACCGACGAGGCTGCCACCAAGCTCATCTGGCTGGCCTTGCGCAACATCACCGCGAACTGGGGGAGCGCCGCTCACGACTGGAAGACGGCCATGAACCAATTCGCTATCCTTTACGCAGATCGATTCGTTCGGCCTTCCGTGTAATTACTCCACCCGCCTTGAACACGGAAATCCTGACACCCCCGAAGGTGCCGGCAGGCAGGCCTCGCCGCACATACGACACGATGCCGCCAGCGCGGCTTATATCAGCCTTATCGATAGCATCGTGAGCCAGTGCGCAGCCACGAGCATGCTCAACAAGACCACCCATTGAATCGCGTTACGTCGCCTGCTGCCGAACAACACGGCTGCGACATAAAACAGGATCGATGGACCGAAAATGGCGGAGAGAAATCCCAGTCCCTCCACGAAGTCGACCGGGCACGCGCCAATTTCCTTGCACCCATTCGTCACACAGCGCTGCGGGAAGCGCTGACAGATCTCGATATCAACACCGGCCCAGCCCCACCAGCTGACCAGTCCGAGAATCGCGAAGATAATCGCAACGCCCTGACGCCTCATCGGACTTCCCAGAACAGGATGCGATTCGAGTTTCCCAGGTCGGACCAGCCCATTGCGCTTCCAGGCCGAAAAGATCGTCGGCCGAGCTGACGCCCGATCGCTGCTAATGCGTTGAGTGGACTGCTTATGGTCAGGCGCGTGCCGTTCCATAGATCGATATGCCCGCCACTGGCGTTTTCCGCGCGCTCACCCGCCCGGGTCCAATAACCGTCGAACATCACAATACCGGTTCGACCTTTGATTTTCGCCTCCCAGTCTCGCCCGGTAATGTTCTCGCCCCTCCCCAACCCCGCGAACGGCAACAATTCCAGCCACGCGCCCAACTCGTTGGCGCGCGTGGCCGTCGCTTTCCCGTCCAGCAGGATTCGCCCGATACTCGGCTGGCCACCGAGCGGCTTGATCAGCCTTGACGAAAAAGACTTCATTTCAATACCGACGCCATGAAAGGCAACGCTCATGCGAATAGCACATTGGTTGGTATAAGCCGGATTCTCATAGGGATTGCCTGACGGGTAGGCGTCCCACAGTTCCTTGAATGTTATCGCCCTCAGTTGCACGCCCTTGATGGAATCAGGCGTCGTGTTCGTTCTTATCGTCGTCGGCCTGTTTGGCATCACGTCCAGTCCTTGTGCATAAGGGCATCTTCGCCCCAATAGATCGTGTAGCTGTCGGCACTCTCTGAGTGGATTCGCGGCAACAGGCCATTACTGTTTATGTGCCCTGACAACGTACGCCCGTCACTCATTTCGATCAGGTATGGGTAGCTCTGCGGTAACGTGGTGCCTATGCCAGCACGCACCTGTTCGTCGTAACCAACAGACATATCGGCCTGTGCCCCCTTCTGCTCCTCGACCATCGCGACACTTACAGCCGGGACACGTTTGGCTCCCTTCGGCGGCTCTACTTCGTGCGACTCGAAGATCATCATCATGCTGCGTTCGGCATAGAAAGTCGGCGGCGGATTGCACCCACAGACATTGATATCGCCGCTCAATGCCCATGGCTGACCGTTCGGCGCGGTGCCTGGCTTGCGTACTCCCGTCGGTGAAATAAATCCTTCCTGATTGCAGGCCGCGCAGTAAGTCTTCATATAAAGCGTGGCGATATTCACGCTCGGCGGCGGATTCGAACAGGTCACACCCTCGAGCCCCTCGATAATCACCGCGCTGCCGCCACGATCACCCTTGGCGAGAAAATAACGAATCATTCGGCGCCGCCTCGGCGAATCACCGCCGAATGTTTCACGACCGTGAAGGTGTCGGCAGATACAAGACCGTTACGGTCCGGACTGTCCGTAAAGGTGTCACCGTTATCCAGTTCACCACCGACGAAAGCCAGAGGCTCGAAGCTGCGGTCATCCGTCAGCCCGAGACCGCTGATGATTCGTGCAGTCGAGCCATCCGCATAGTGAACAAGATCGCCTATCACACCGGCGTTGCCGAGGCGAACGCCGGTATCCCACTTGCCGGTCGCTTCGCGTAGCACGCCACCCCGCGCAGTCGTCGCCCCCCTGACCGCCAGCCGATAGCGCTGCGGCGCCGGCAGCGGTACATAGCTGGCATCGAACAATCCATCGATAGTCTCGCCTGGCGGCACATGGATTCCCCACCAGCGCTGAAGCGTTTCGACAATACAGTCGCCATTGCTCAATCGACTGCCCACCAGCGCAAGCGGCTTGTCGCTACCAATCGCGTACTCGCCTGCGCCGTCCGCAATTACCGCCTCGCTGCCGTCTTCGTAGGTCACGATATCACCGACTCGGGCAACAGCAAGCCCGGCGACGGTCAATTCGCTGCTGGCCTTGGTTACGCGCCCGCCTCGTTCGGTAAGCGCGCCGATGGTGGCGAAAAGATGGGTCGGCGCCGCTCGCTCGTTCTTCATCGGAATCTCCTTTCTCGACGATTTGGTGAAAATTGCCGTACCCAAATTTGCGTAAGCAAGAACGGAAATTCAATGAGACAAATTCGAAATCCTTATCAATCGGTGTCGTTTTAGTATGTTTACGCAATAAGAGACAGACCGGTCGAGACGCACCTATTCAGCCCAGCAGGGACTTGCACTTGTGTTCGGCTATACCGGGCACAACGCCCGCCCGATCGAACCGGCTGTGCATTTCGCCGTTCAGTGACATTTTGCGACTACGACGCCCTCCTCAAACTTCCGAGCACCGCCGCCCCCTGTCGCTACAATAAGCGCCATGAACACCCCCACCTCCCCCGACACGCCCGAATCCGGCGCCGCGCACATCGCGCGCAACCGGCTCGACGCGCACCTGGACGCCGCGCCGCGCGCGTGGCCGCTCGACATCGTCGCCGCCACCGGCTCGACCAACGCCGACCTCGCCGCCCGCCTGAAGGCGCTGCCGCGCGCCGCGAACGCGCTGCCCGCGCCGCTCGTGCGCGTCGCGTTCGAGCAGACGGCCGGACGCGGCCGGCAAGGCCGGCCGTGGTTCGCGCAGCCCGGCAACGCGCTGCTGTGCTCGGTCGGCTGCATCGTGCCGCGCCCGGTCGACGCGCTCGGCGGCCTGAGCATCGCGATCGGCGTCGCGCTCGCCGAAGGACTCGCCGCCCTGCCGCTCGACGCCCGCACGCGCGTCGCCGTCAAATGGCCGAACGACCTGCTGCTGACGGCCGACGACGACGACGGCACGCCGCGCATCGTCGGCAAGCTCGCGGGGATCCTGCTGGAAACCGTCTGGACCACCGCCGACGCCACCGCCGTCGTGATCGGCTTCGGCATCAACGTGCGCGGCGCGGAAGCCGTGGCGACGGAAGTCGACGCGCTGCGCGCCCGCGACGCCAGGCTGGCGAGCGGCCTGCCGCCGGCCGCGCTGTCGGCCGGATGGGCGTCCGCGAACCTGACCGATACGCTCGCCGCCTCGCTGAACGCGCTCACGCCTGCGCTCGCGCAGTTCGCCAGCGACGGGCTCGCGCCGTTCCTGCCGCGCTGGCATGCGCTGCATGCGTATGCGGGACGCGAAGTCGTGCTGCTCGAACAGGGCGTCGAACGCGCGCGCGGCATCGCGACGGGCATCGACGCGGCCGGCCAGTTGCTGCTCGACACGCCGAACGGCCCGCAGGCGATCGCCGCCGGCGACGTCTCGCTGCGCGAAGCGCAATGAGCGAACCGCATCTGCTGATCGACGCGGGCAACAGCCGGATCAAGTGGGCGCTCGCCGATGCGCAGCGCATGCTGGTCGAGACCGGCGCATTCGGCCACACGCGCGACGGCGGCGCCGATCCGGACTGGGCGAAGCTGCCGCGCCCGTGCGGCGCATGGATCTCGAACGTCGCCGGCGCCGACGTCGCCGCGCGGCTCGATGCGCTGCTCGACGCGCACTGGCCGGGCCTGCCGCGCACGACGATCCGTTCGCAGCCCGCGCAATGCGGCGTGACGAACGGCTATACGACGCCCGAACAGCTCGGCAGCGACCGCTGGGCCGGCCTGATCGGCGCACGCGCGGCGTTTCCGGACGAGCATCTGCTGATCGCGACGTTCGGCACCGCCACGACGCTCGAAGCGCTGCGCGCGGACGGCCGCTTCACCGGCGGGCTGATCGCGCCGGGCTGGGCGCTGATGATGCGCGCGCTCGGCACGCACACCGCGCAGCTCCCGACGCTGACGACCGACATCGCGAGCGGGCTGCTCGCGGGTGCGCAGGCCGAGCCGTTCCAGGTCGACACGCCGCGCTCGCTGTCGGCCGGCTGTCTGTATGCGCAGGCGGGGCTGATCGAGCGCGCGTGGCGCGACCTCGCCGACGCGTGGCAGGCGCCGGTGCGGCTCGTGCTCGCGGGCGGCGCGGCCGACGACGTCGCGCGCGCGCTGACGCTGCCGCATACGCGGCACGATGCGCTGATCCTGTCCGGACTCGCGCTGATTGCCGCGTCGACGGCGACGGCCGCCTGACGCAGACGCGCATCGACGCCGGCCCGCGCGGGCGACGATCGACGGCATGACGCCGCCGCAACGCCGGTACTGCCGCGCAATCGCCGCACCGGCCGTCGCCGCAAACGGCAAAAAGCCGGCCACGTGGCCGGCTCGACTGAATGACGACAGGGAGTCTCGACGATGCTGCGCTGGTTGATCGCTGTTCTCTTTCTCGCCAACCTGCTCGCGGCCGCGCTCGCGAACGGGCTGTTCGGGCCGCTGCCCGCAGCCGGCCCGCGCGAGCCTGGCCTGCTGTCACGCCAGGTGCAGCCCGACGCGCTGCACGCGATGCCGCTCGCGCAGGCGGTCGATCAGCCGGTCGTCGGCGGGCCGATCGCGCCGCCCGGCGTCGACACCGAGCCGCTCGCGGCGCCCGCGCACTGACGGCGCACGGCCGCGACGCTGGCGGCTGCTCGCGGCCGCTTACGGCTGCTGCGCGCGCACCTTCTTCAGCAGCGCGGTGGTCGAGCGATCGTGCTCGAACGGAATCGCGAGCGCGCGGCCGCCCCAGCCGCGCACGATGGCCGATTCCGGCAGCGCGTCCATGTCGTAGTCGCCGCCCTTCACGAGGATGTCCGGATGGACGGCCTCGATCAGCGAGACCGGCGTCTTTTCCTCGAACTTCACGACCCAGTCGACGCTCTCCAGCGCCGCGAGCAGCGCCATCCGGTCGTCCTCGCGGTTGATCGGCCGGTCGTCGCCCTTGCCGAGCATCCGCACCGACGCGTCGCTGTTCACGCCGACGATCAGGCAGGCGCCGAGCGCCTTCGCGTCGGCGAGATAGGTGACGTGGCCGCGATGCAGGATGTCGAATACGCCGTTCGTGAACACGACGGGCGACGGCAGCGAAGCGCGCAGCGCGACGAGGGCATCGCGGGTGATCAGCTTGCGTTCGAAGGTGACGGGCATGATGAAGGCCGGGGAGAATGGACGACAAGTGCGGCCGCGCGCCCGCAGGCGCCGGACGGCCGCGCCAGATAAAAAGCCCGCCGGACGGATCGGGCGGGCTTCACGTGGCTCGCGCGACGCAGCGTGCGGCGCGCCGGCGGTGCATCGCGCCGGAGCCGCCGCTGCATACGGCGGCCGGCCTCAGGCCGGCTGCGCGGCCGACGACGGGCCGCCTTCGGACTGCAGGCGCCCCGTGACTTCCTTGCGATAGCGGTTCAGTTCCTGCGCGGTCGCGAACGTGCGCTCGAACAGGATCGACAGGTTGTGCAGGATGCGCTCGACGACCTTCTTTTCCCATTCGCCGTCGAAGCGGATCTGCTCGTCGAGCCAGCGCTCGAGCCATTCCGGATCGGGCAGGCGCGACTGCACGGTGTCGCGCGGGAACAGCGCCTGGTTCACGTGCAGGTTGGTCGGGTGCAGCGGCTTTTCGGTGCGGCGCGCCGACGCCATCAGCACGCCGATCTTCGCGAACGCCGCACGCGCGACGTCGCCGCAGTTGTTCAGCGCCTTCTTCATGTAGCGCAGGTACGCGCCGCCGTGGCGCGCCTCGTCGCGCGAGATCGTCTCGTAGATGTGCTTGATGACCGGCTCCGTGTGCCAGTCGGCCGCGCAGCGGTACCAGTGGTTCAGGCGGATCTCGCCGCAGAAGTGCAGCATCAGCGTCTCGAGCGGCGGCGCCGGATCGAACTCGAAGCGCACCGCGTGCAGCTCCTCCTCGCTCGGCACCATTTCCGGCTTGAAGCGGCGCAGGTATTCCATCAGCACCAGCGAATGCTTCTGCTCCTCGAAGAACCACACGCTCATGAACGCGGAAAAATCGCTGTCGTGCTGGTTGTCGCGCAGGAACATCTCCGTGGCGGGCAGTGCCGACCATTCGGTGATCGCGTTCATCTTGATCGTCCTCGCCTGCTCGTCGGTGAGCAGCGAAGCGTCGAACTTGTCCCACGGAATGTCCTTCTCCATGTCCCAGCGGACGGCTTCGAGCGACTTGTAAAGTTCCGGATAAAGCATGGTGTTCATGATGGTCCCGCCCCTGTTCTGCGCAATGCGACTTCTCTCAACGTGACTGTTGCCGCCAGGCGCGCACGCGCCTTTTGCAGCCAAGACTCTAATTTTACGCGTGAAACCGGCCCCCGGACGCGCGTTCCGCGTCCGGCAGCCGAGCGGCCGCGTCGCCGCCGTGGCGCACGCCGCAACCGCGCTCCGCTCGAACGGAACCGGCCGCGCGTGCCTGAGTGGGGGCCGGCGCCTGCCGGCTCGCTGGCGAACCCGTCCCCGGTTCCGGCAGGCCCCGAAGGGTTTCCCGTGCGGACGCCGGCTCGGCGGGCTGCTCGATATGGTGTATTCGGCGGCGGCCATGATAGCACGCGGACATGACGGATCCGAGAAGGCAGCCCGGTCCCCTCCCGCCAATCGTGGTGCGGCGATCCGTCGCGGCTGCGCGTCGCGAAAATGCAACCCGATCGCATCAGACCCGCATTTCGCCCGCGGCCCGGCCGTCGGCGGCGGGCGTTCCGGCTTCGGCCGTACCCGACACGGCAGCGCCGGCGCCCGGCCCGCCGCCGTCCGCCCGTGCAATCCAGTCCGCGAGCGTGTCGCGCTGCGCGCGTCCGTCGCGGTAGCCGAGCTCGATCAGCTCGCGCGTGAACGGTTCCTCGAACAGCAGATAGCTCGCGAACGACGCGCCGGCCGGCTGGCTGCCGCCGATCGCGCCGAGCAGCCCGCGCATCGTCGCCGGCATCTGCTTCAGGTGCTTCGCGGCGATCAGCTCGATGCGCTCGGACGGCGCGATCGCGAGTACGTCGACATGCCGCCAGCCGCTGTCCACCTCGACCTGGTGCGGCAGGTGCTCGATCATCCGGTTGATGTGCTCGATGCGCTCGATGTCCGAGCCGATCGAATCGAGGAACACGCTCGCGAGCACCTGCTGGCCGATCTGCGCGAGCGTCGGATAGCCGCGCACGAGGCCCGCGCCGTTCGCGGCGGGAATCTCGGGCCGCGGATCGGCCGCGCCGATCACGACGATGCGGTCCGCGCCGAAGTGGATCGCCGGCGACAGCGGCGCGATCTGCCGGATCGAGCCGTCGCCGAAGTATTCGATCTGCCCGTCGAGCACGAGCGGCACGGCCGGGAACACGAACGGAATCGCCGACGACGCGAGCAGATGCGACGCCGACAGATCGACGAGCCGCGCGGTGCGCTGCGCGCGCCGCCACGCCTGGATCGGCTCGGCCGCCTGGTAGAACGTCAGGTGGCGACCGCTCGAATAGCTGAGCGCCGTCACCGCGAGCGCGTGCAGCAGGCGCGCCTCGAGCATCTGCTCGATCCGGTGGAAGCTCAGCTCGCGCTGCAGCAGGTGCGCGAGCGGCGTGTTGTCGAGCAGCCCGCGCGGCGAACGGCGCGCGGCCCAGCCGAAGGTCATCGTCGCGAGCCAGCGCGCACCGGCCGCGGCGATCCCGAGCCAGTCGGTGCGATAGACGTAGTCGGGACGCAGATGCTCCCAGAATTCGAGCAGGCGCCGCACGCCGTGCGAGAAATCGTCCGCGTGGCTCGCGATCGATGTCGCATTGATCGCGCCGGCCGACGAGCCGCACACGACCGCGAACGGCAGCGTGTGCCGGTGCGGATCGGCCTCGCGCGTGATCTCGGCCAGCGCCTTGAGCACGCCGACCTGATAGGCGGCACGCGCGCCGCCTCCCATCAGTACGAGCGCGAGCCGCATGATCGACCTGCTACCTGCGGCGCGTCACGTCGAGCGCTTCGGCGGACGGGTTTCGGGCGACGAAGCCGCGGCCGCGCGCGCCGCGGCCGAACCGGCCGGCTTCGCACGCTTCGCGGCGGGCTTGCGCGGCGCGGCGGCGGCAGCGGGCGCGGCCGCCGGCGGTTCGGCATCGGCCGCCGACTCCGCACCCGGC
It encodes:
- a CDS encoding biotin--[acetyl-CoA-carboxylase] ligase — protein: MNTPTSPDTPESGAAHIARNRLDAHLDAAPRAWPLDIVAATGSTNADLAARLKALPRAANALPAPLVRVAFEQTAGRGRQGRPWFAQPGNALLCSVGCIVPRPVDALGGLSIAIGVALAEGLAALPLDARTRVAVKWPNDLLLTADDDDGTPRIVGKLAGILLETVWTTADATAVVIGFGINVRGAEAVATEVDALRARDARLASGLPPAALSAGWASANLTDTLAASLNALTPALAQFASDGLAPFLPRWHALHAYAGREVVLLEQGVERARGIATGIDAAGQLLLDTPNGPQAIAAGDVSLREAQ
- a CDS encoding type III pantothenate kinase, with translation MSEPHLLIDAGNSRIKWALADAQRMLVETGAFGHTRDGGADPDWAKLPRPCGAWISNVAGADVAARLDALLDAHWPGLPRTTIRSQPAQCGVTNGYTTPEQLGSDRWAGLIGARAAFPDEHLLIATFGTATTLEALRADGRFTGGLIAPGWALMMRALGTHTAQLPTLTTDIASGLLAGAQAEPFQVDTPRSLSAGCLYAQAGLIERAWRDLADAWQAPVRLVLAGGAADDVARALTLPHTRHDALILSGLALIAASTATAA
- the rfaE2 gene encoding D-glycero-beta-D-manno-heptose 1-phosphate adenylyltransferase translates to MPVTFERKLITRDALVALRASLPSPVVFTNGVFDILHRGHVTYLADAKALGACLIVGVNSDASVRMLGKGDDRPINREDDRMALLAALESVDWVVKFEEKTPVSLIEAVHPDILVKGGDYDMDALPESAIVRGWGGRALAIPFEHDRSTTALLKKVRAQQP
- a CDS encoding patatin-like phospholipase family protein, encoding MRLALVLMGGGARAAYQVGVLKALAEITREADPHRHTLPFAVVCGSSAGAINATSIASHADDFSHGVRRLLEFWEHLRPDYVYRTDWLGIAAAGARWLATMTFGWAARRSPRGLLDNTPLAHLLQRELSFHRIEQMLEARLLHALAVTALSYSSGRHLTFYQAAEPIQAWRRAQRTARLVDLSASHLLASSAIPFVFPAVPLVLDGQIEYFGDGSIRQIAPLSPAIHFGADRIVVIGAADPRPEIPAANGAGLVRGYPTLAQIGQQVLASVFLDSIGSDIERIEHINRMIEHLPHQVEVDSGWRHVDVLAIAPSERIELIAAKHLKQMPATMRGLLGAIGGSQPAGASFASYLLFEEPFTRELIELGYRDGRAQRDTLADWIARADGGGPGAGAAVSGTAEAGTPAADGRAAGEMRV
- a CDS encoding PAAR domain-containing protein, producing MKNERAAPTHLFATIGALTERGGRVTKASSELTVAGLAVARVGDIVTYEDGSEAVIADGAGEYAIGSDKPLALVGSRLSNGDCIVETLQRWWGIHVPPGETIDGLFDASYVPLPAPQRYRLAVRGATTARGGVLREATGKWDTGVRLGNAGVIGDLVHYADGSTARIISGLGLTDDRSFEPLAFVGGELDNGDTFTDSPDRNGLVSADTFTVVKHSAVIRRGGAE
- a CDS encoding type VI secretion system amidase effector protein Tae4 encodes the protein MPNRPTTIRTNTTPDSIKGVQLRAITFKELWDAYPSGNPYENPAYTNQCAIRMSVAFHGVGIEMKSFSSRLIKPLGGQPSIGRILLDGKATATRANELGAWLELLPFAGLGRGENITGRDWEAKIKGRTGIVMFDGYWTRAGERAENASGGHIDLWNGTRLTISSPLNALAAIGRQLGRRSFRPGSAMGWSDLGNSNRILFWEVR